Genomic window (Zymoseptoria tritici IPO323 chromosome 1, whole genome shotgun sequence):
CTTGTGGAACTGCTTCATCTTGAGGAGACTGCAGACGCCCTCGGCCGTCTCGGCCTCCTTCGCCAAATCATCCCGCTTCAGCAATTTCTTGTCCTTGGCCTTGAGCAGCGCATATCCAGCCGACGTCTCGGTAAGGATGAAGAGCGTCATCCTGGGCGGGTAGTGCTGCTATATCGCAGCAATGAGATAATGCTGCCGGAAAAGGATCGGAGAGGGTATCGGTAGGGCGGTGATAGAGGTAGATGGATAAAGTCTTCGTTCCGGGCTTGAAGCTCATGAAAAAGTGAAAAGCTCGGTCGCGCGCTAAGGCGATCCTGCCAAGGCTTTTGAGCTTCTACATCGCCGGTGATAGATAGATGTGAACGAGCTCGATACAACCATGTAGACCTCTTCGAAACCCGCGAGTGGAACAACAATCTGGAGGAAGGAGCCATCATGGCCACCTCGACAACACCGGCGCGCCTGCCTTTACGCAGAGGACCCTCGGGGACTCTCCGCGAGGCGACGGCTTCACCACGATCACCGCACACGCCTTTACTGGGTCGGAGCACATCGTCGCAATTCGGCAGTCCAGGCACCTTTCGCGTCGAGCAAGAGGACGTAGTGGTATACGAGCTGGGGGCTACGCATTTCGCCGCTGGATTTGCAGGAGAAAGCCGGCCCCGATGCGTCCTACAGTTCTCGCACGACACCGCGCGGAGGGCGGGCGACTATCGACAATACGATCCTCAATACGCCAAGCTGTCACGGAGATGGAGAGTCGGAGGCGAATGGGGTATCGATCATGAACTGTACAAGATTGACCTCACAGAATTGGATCTCGGCTTGGTGGAGGACAAGCTGGAAAGAGCGCTGCGAACGGCACACATAGACTACCTTCAGCTGGACACAAAATCAAGAAAAGCTGTGCTGACTGTGCCATCATTACTGCCAAATCCGCTGCTCGAACTGGCTTTGCGTGTGTTGTTTGCACATTACACGCAACCTCCGACAATCGTGGTCTTGACCCATCCCATCATGTGCTGCGTGAGCGCCGGAGTCAGAAACGCGCTGGTGGTGGATATCGGCTGGGAAGAGACTGTTGTGACGGCGGTAGGTGAATTCAAAGAAGTTTCGCAGTCGCGGAGTGTGAGAGCTGGCAAGATGATCACAAGAGAGATGGGAAATCTTATCGAGGAAGGCGTCCGAATgcgtggagaggaggacgataCTATGAAGGTCACTTTCGAGGACGCAGAAGACATCACGCAGCGCATGGCTTGGTGTCAACCACGAGAGCGGTCGGAAAGCACGGAACAGGCAAGCGTTGTACAGCTACCAGTGCCTGGAAGTGTTCCTTCAGCTACCTTTCCCATGCCCTTTGACAGACTCGCGGAGCCAGTCGAGAAATCGTTGTTCCAATCCGCCGAACAGGACGATCACAACTTGCCGGTGCATCTCCTCGCGTATCGTGTTCTCCTCGGTCTGCCGGCTGATCTTCGCGCGCTGTGCATGGCTCGTCTGATCATAACCGGCGGAGCAAGCAACGTACCAGGCCTGAAACGCCGCATTCTGCAAGAGCTCTCGCATCTTGTGTTCACTAGAGCCTGGGATCCAGTCGAAAATTATGGCAGTGCAACAGCTCACCACGAAAAGGCCATGAAAGAGATATCGGACAACATAGCTTCTCGGCGCAATCGACCTTCTCCGGAAATGCCTACATTTTCACCTATCAAAATGCCACTACAGGAATCAGTGCCTCATGGCGATCGCGTACATGACGATCTGCGTGATCCAATCACGTTGGCTGCAGAGCAGGAGGCTGCGAGGGGGAAGACGACACCCATCACAGGCGTCCTCAGAGGCGTGGAGACTCTCGGTCCGTGGGCAGGCGCCAGTCTGGTGGCAGCGATGAGAATCAAGGGCGTGCATGAAGTCGAGAGAGAAGACTTCGCGAAGCATGGTCTGAAAGACCTGGGCAATGCGTTGTAAGGGGATGGTCTGAAAGACCTGGGCAATGCGTTGTAAGGGGAGGCTTCAAGACCAGACTCTATCACCGGTGCTATGTCGCCTGACTGATGAGTGCAGTCGACGGTCGGATGCTGAATAGTAAGGTAGGCATTGAGGTCTGCTCGGACGGTTCCGACTGTTGAGGTTTTTGACCGACGATCTTGCTCTCGAGAGAGCAGTTAGCAACACGTGCCAAATTCGAACTCGCACGTCACTAGCGTTCCTGTCATGAATGTTGATCTCAATAATCTCGACGCGTGGTGTACAAGGTTTCTGACAGCAAGGCAGCAGGGATTGTGCAAGGTTCAAAATCCTTATCAAGACTACCATCGTACTCTCGTCCTGTTGTCACACTTCCTATGTTCGATCTCTCTTTATTATCTTCCGTcgagaggcggaggatgtcgacACATTGAACCTGGCGTGTCTGCAGAAGCCACATCCCTTATCCGGACAGTGATCAAAAACGCCACCGGATCATGCCACCATCTACCGTTGTATCCCTCTCAAAGCAAAGTTTGCCAGCAGAAGGGTCCTTGACCCTCAAACGCCACAGGGCTTTCTAAAATACCTATCAGGTAGCCTTATCCCGATACGACGACAGACGGCCGGAGCAGCAAAATCAAGCTCTATTGCACCCAGACACCGAGGTTGAGGCAGAAAACAGCGACGAATTGCGGAGACATCTTTGCCATGCGACAATTGTCTCACCATGGCCGACCCAGCGCCGTGGCAGCTAATGGCCGACGAGGCTTTTCTCAGGAGCCGAACCAGACGCCATTTGAGACATTATTACACGACACTTCGTCGACAAAATGGAGCCTGGTGACGCATGGTTCGAAGAATGTTCGAATTGCAGCTATGCTGTCTAGTGAGGAGGTCATTCATCAACGATGAACCCTTCGAATGCTACAAGTGGTACACCGAGGCCGTATCGCCGTCAAGCCCCGCTGTCCGGCGCATACGCTATCGCGGTGGTGTGAGCTGAGCTTCCACGCCGCTTGCGCCATGTTCTTCAATGGAGGACATCTCATTCGCCGGACAACTTCAAAGGTCGAGGAACGTCGGTCCAGCTGTCCATCTAAGAGTCTCGCCTTGTTACTCGGAGGGTTGGTGGTCCGGATCCCTGGAAACAGCGCATGCACCATGCGTAGACGAGTTCCGCCATTCCCATGGGAGACCAGCTTCTAAAAGGAAGCTTGGGATGTCATGGTCGGACGCTGAGGTGCTTGTACACATCTGGTAAGTATGACAGTGCAACACTGCAAGCTCATTCTCCCAACCAGCATCGTCACAGCGGTTGATCCTACGTTGACGTTACAGTGGTGGCTTGCATCAAGAGTGGCAATCTAATGCTTGAGAGCCACAGTCGAGAAGCGGCTCGGTCATTCCATGATGGCATTAGATTCGGTCCACTCAACGTTTCTTTCGATGGTGCCAAGATGATCGTCACTGCATTCCTGCACTCCGCACGCCCTATCTTGGCAAGAGCATTACCACCTACGCGTTTGAGAAAAGAGCGACAATACGCCAAGCGTATCGATGGACAGACTCCGGCGGTGCAATGCTAATTGGTCCCTAATCAACCTCGGTGCAGCATTCCGACCGCAGCTCAGCAACGCAGCGCTATGTGATATGCCAAGGACGCCGTTGCTGGCGATCAAAGCGACCGACGAATGACTGTCTTCTGGGTCAGCAGACTAGCAGTACCATCCGCTTCAGCGGTCTTTGCCGCTCCATTACGGAAGCCACTTCGCACATTGTTGAAGGCAATGTTGGATGGAAGGGTATGTATATAGTAGGTCTGCTCATTCCTGTTCGATTTCCATCCCTATCACCTCCACCTTTGTCCTCACATCGTTATATCAAGATGCGTTCTTTCTTCAACTTCCTCGCGGCGGTGCCAGCTATCCTGGCTGCACCTATCATGATCGAGAGACAGGGTTCTGACAAAATTGCCAACTCTTGGATCGTCCGATTGAACAACGATGCGGTCCTCGCGCAGGCGCTTGGCCCAATCACGGCGGCACTCGGTGTCCAGCCAACCCATACATACGACTTCGGCAACTTCAAGGGTCTGAGCGTCGACGGTGTCGCTGATGCCCTGAGCCTGTTGACGAACGTTGCTTCCATTGCGTCGATCGAGCCAAATACGGTCGTCACCACATCCGCGTTGACCAGCCAGGCCAACCCACCATATGGTCTCGCTCGCATTTCCCACCGTCAGAAGGGCGCAACGAACTACATCTACGATAGTTCCGCTGGAAGCGGAACCTACGCTTACATCATTGACACTGTAAGTTCGTTCTGACGCCGGACTACCATCACACTTCTAATATATCGTTAGGGAATTCGCACCACGCACGAGGATTTCGGCGGTCGAGCTTCTTTGGGCAAGACCTTCTACCCTGGACAAACCTCGGATGGCAATGGACACGGTACTCATGTGGCGGGCACGGTTGGAAGCACCACATACGGTGTGGCCAAGAAGACCAACCTCATTGCCGTGAAGGTTCTCTCCGACGAAGGCAGTGGTACCAACTCTGATGTGCTTGCCGGAATTGATTTCGCAGTCAATGATGCCAAGTCCAAGGGGCGCATTGGCAAGGCTGTCGCAAACTTGTCTCTCGGTGGAATCCTCTCGCCAACAACTAACGCTGCCGCAAAAGAGGCCGTCGCTCAGGGCCTCTTCCTTGCCGTCGCCGCTGGAAACTCTGGTGCTCCAACCATCACCTCCTCGCCCGCTTCTGAGCCGGATGTCTGCACTGTCGGTGCCTCTGACGCCAACGATGAGCGTGCCTCATTCTCTAACTTTGGCCTCTTGGTGGACATTTTCGCGCCCGGCGTTAATGTTCTGTCGACCTGGAAGGACAGTGATACCTCTACCAACACCATTTCGGGCACCTCAATGGCCTCTCCTCACATTTGTGGTCTTGCCGCATACTACCTTGCTCTTCCGGGCAGTGGTGCTCCCGGTGAGCCCAAGGCGCTCTGCAAGTTCCTCCAGGATAAGTCTACCAAGAATGCTCTTGGAAAGAGCTCTCTGGGTCTTACAGTGTTGAGCCGGAACTACCTCGCGTACAACGGCAACGGCGCTTAAATGTGgaatgatgatgatgatatgGAAGGCCATGAGATGGATTGGCCGATCCACAGAAATGGGAGTCTGACTATTGCTGTCTCACTCAAGGATAAGATCGGGTTTATGTACTCGTCAAGATCAGCTTACGAAGTAATGAAAAGTTCATATTTACTGGCCTCTTCTCAATTCATCCGCATGCAAGGCAACTTCCGCTTTGGGAAAGTAAGCAAATGACTAGCATGCCGCTCATAGATGCTTGACCTCTCCGCAAGCTGGCATTTCTTCTTGCACTGCATCAAACGGAGCATCATTCGCTCTCGTTGTTAGATTCCAGACTTTTTCCGTCAAAGTCTTATCTTTGATTTGCTCCTTTCCACCGCCCATCTACGATTGGCGCCATCTAGAGAGCTAGTGAGAGGTGGGTTGGTGGGGTGCGCGTGACACTTCGAGCTTTGGAAAACGCCCAAAACGCTGTTGCCTTGGAAATCACTCTTCTCCACAACCATCACTTCCTCACCTTTCGACACCACGACAACAGCATCGAACAAACACAGACATCTTGACTCAG
Coding sequences:
- the ARP2403 gene encoding fungal specific actin related protein (A member of a fungal specific clade related to homologs of Saccharomyces cerevisiae ARP9, ARP9 is involved in transcriptional regulation, as well as a subunit of the chromatin remodeling Snf/Swi complex); amino-acid sequence: MATSTTPARLPLRRGPSGTLREATASPRSPHTPLLGRSTSSQFGSPGTFRVEQEDVVVYELGATHFAAGFAGESRPRCVLQFSHDTARRAGDYRQYDPQYAKLSRRWRVGGEWGIDHELYKIDLTELDLGLVEDKLERALRTAHIDYLQLDTKSRKAVLTVPSLLPNPLLELALRVLFAHYTQPPTIVVLTHPIMCCVSAGVRNALVVDIGWEETVVTAVGEFKEVSQSRSVRAGKMITREMGNLIEEGVRMRGEEDDTMKVTFEDAEDITQRMAWCQPRERSESTEQASVVQLPVPGSVPSATFPMPFDRLAEPVEKSLFQSAEQDDHNLPVHLLAYRVLLGLPADLRALCMARLIITGGASNVPGLKRRILQELSHLVFTRAWDPVENYGSATAHHEKAMKEISDNIASRRNRPSPEMPTFSPIKMPLQESVPHGDRVHDDLRDPITLAAEQEAARGKTTPITGVLRGVETLGPWAGASLVAAMRIKGVHEVEREDFAKHGLKDLGNAL
- the MgSPR5 gene encoding subtilase (Peptidase S8 (pfam pf00082) with signal peptide.) — encoded protein: MRSFFNFLAAVPAILAAPIMIERQGSDKIANSWIVRLNNDAVLAQALGPITAALGVQPTHTYDFGNFKGLSVDGVADALSLLTNVASIASIEPNTVVTTSALTSQANPPYGLARISHRQKGATNYIYDSSAGSGTYAYIIDTGIRTTHEDFGGRASLGKTFYPGQTSDGNGHGTHVAGTVGSTTYGVAKKTNLIAVKVLSDEGSGTNSDVLAGIDFAVNDAKSKGRIGKAVANLSLGGILSPTTNAAAKEAVAQGLFLAVAAGNSGAPTITSSPASEPDVCTVGASDANDERASFSNFGLLVDIFAPGVNVLSTWKDSDTSTNTISGTSMASPHICGLAAYYLALPGSGAPGEPKALCKFLQDKSTKNALGKSSLGLTVLSRNYLAYNGNGA